In Effusibacillus pohliae DSM 22757, one genomic interval encodes:
- a CDS encoding DUF4760 domain-containing protein — MNKPTRQDADLMLKLYQQFEADRMRAARKWMATEFQVSTYERFVERHPRGSEGFDHFTGFCGFFEMIGTFFKHGLLHPDLIFEMWYINGFYGPVYPIIDGWRKQGDKHIAENFEILALAELDWIAKVKGEQYVPTVPYRKR, encoded by the coding sequence GTGAACAAACCGACCCGTCAAGATGCCGATTTGATGCTCAAACTGTACCAACAGTTTGAGGCGGACCGGATGCGTGCCGCCAGAAAGTGGATGGCGACCGAATTTCAGGTGTCCACTTACGAACGGTTTGTCGAGCGGCATCCGCGCGGCAGCGAAGGCTTTGACCATTTTACCGGATTCTGCGGATTTTTTGAGATGATCGGGACGTTTTTCAAGCATGGGTTGCTGCATCCTGACCTGATTTTTGAGATGTGGTACATAAACGGTTTTTACGGCCCGGTGTATCCGATCATCGACGGCTGGCGCAAACAAGGCGACAAGCATATCGCGGAGAACTTCGAAATCCTTGCGCTGGCAGAGCTGGACTGGATTGCGAAAGTCAAGGGAGAGCAGTACGTGCCGACCGTCCCGTATCGGAAGAGATAA
- a CDS encoding PhzF family phenazine biosynthesis protein, with product MHRLPFFIVDVFAEAKYAGNQLAVFRGAGGLSTAEMQKIAREMNYSETTFLLSDEQQNGGYDVRIFTPEEEVPFAGHPTLGTAFVIQREIAGKAADTIVLNLRVGQIPVTFGGAGGENDLLWMKQNQPVFGETVDPQRIAKVLSIEEEDIDHRFPVQEVSTGLPSLIVPLNSLDAVKRSRTNRDEYFALVDKLQAKAILVFCPETYSSQNQVNARVFGDYFGVPEDPATGSANGNLAGYLVKHRYFGRTQIDLRVEQGYEIGRPSLLYLRAEEKAAGIEVSVGGHVVMVAKGEFV from the coding sequence ATGCATCGATTGCCCTTTTTTATCGTCGATGTGTTTGCGGAAGCAAAATATGCCGGTAATCAGTTGGCCGTATTCCGGGGGGCCGGCGGCCTTTCCACGGCGGAAATGCAGAAAATCGCCAGAGAGATGAACTATTCGGAGACGACCTTTCTCCTGTCGGACGAACAGCAAAACGGCGGATATGACGTGCGGATTTTTACGCCGGAGGAGGAGGTTCCGTTCGCCGGCCATCCGACGCTTGGCACCGCCTTTGTGATTCAACGGGAGATTGCCGGGAAGGCGGCCGATACGATTGTGCTAAACCTGCGGGTCGGCCAGATTCCGGTGACATTCGGCGGCGCGGGGGGAGAGAACGATCTGCTGTGGATGAAACAAAATCAGCCCGTGTTTGGCGAAACGGTCGATCCGCAGCGAATCGCGAAAGTGCTGAGCATTGAGGAGGAAGACATCGATCACCGATTCCCCGTGCAGGAAGTGTCCACCGGGCTGCCGAGCCTGATTGTTCCGTTAAATTCGCTGGACGCTGTCAAGCGGAGCCGCACCAATCGGGACGAGTATTTTGCACTGGTCGACAAGCTGCAAGCGAAAGCGATTCTCGTCTTTTGTCCGGAGACGTACAGCAGCCAAAATCAGGTAAACGCCAGGGTGTTCGGCGACTATTTCGGAGTGCCGGAAGATCCGGCGACTGGGAGTGCCAACGGAAACCTGGCCGGTTATTTGGTGAAACACCGGTATTTTGGCCGGACGCAGATCGATTTGAGGGTCGAACAGGGGTATGAAATCGGACGGCCTTCTCTGCTCTATCTACGGGCTGAGGAAAAAGCGGCCGGGATTGAGGTGTCCGTCGGAGGCCATGTGGTGATGGTGGCGAAGGGAGAATTCGTATAA
- the cbpB gene encoding cyclic-di-AMP-binding protein CbpB encodes MTTINMRDSLLLQQEIRELIIPADNVAHVQLGNSLEHALLVLTKSGYSAVPVLDLHFRIHGLISTTLIFDTILGIERIEHEKLGDLKVEQIMNRKVPRLKENDTFFRALELSINNPFICIENQDGVFAGILTRRSILALVYRHFRNV; translated from the coding sequence ATGACGACCATAAACATGAGAGACAGCCTGCTTCTGCAACAGGAAATCCGGGAGCTGATCATACCGGCCGACAATGTGGCGCACGTCCAATTGGGCAATTCGTTGGAGCACGCCCTGCTCGTATTGACCAAATCCGGCTATTCGGCCGTACCGGTGCTCGACCTGCATTTTCGCATCCATGGACTGATCAGTACGACGCTGATTTTCGATACGATCCTCGGGATCGAACGGATCGAACATGAAAAATTGGGCGATCTCAAAGTGGAACAAATCATGAACCGCAAAGTGCCTCGCCTGAAAGAAAACGACACCTTTTTCCGGGCGCTCGAGCTGTCGATCAACAACCCATTCATCTGCATCGAGAACCAGGACGGGGTGTTCGCCGGGATTCTCACCCGCCGATCAATCCTTGCCCTGGTCTACCGGCACTTTCGAAACGTCTGA
- a CDS encoding DUF2334 domain-containing protein produces MLVRSETFANMRPALLRLEDVGPGGPYRTLEDLGRLRAVFEYLFAERVPFHVALIPRWKNIESDGSWYEKGIDDPYPDEYLRKLIGLLQTAQKQGALFGMHGYTHQYGNRKMKDDNQDTATGFEFDIKNAPETKTPAYAVQRVTKSWAAFRRAGLYPHFWESPHYTHTRQQERIFELFSRVIYQPDVEGRAATNVFMSETGVFYIPTPLGYIDERNTVERVLSRLEGFDGLASLFYHPFREFPFLERATGQTGKPVFRNGLPVFQYRRDTQSDLQKLIHGFRQRGFDWVPLYYVLPKQRVSPGQSQVVFYPLPFWPRPPVQLLPEPIWPLGAGCLLPQPVVWNTVD; encoded by the coding sequence TTGCTTGTTCGCAGCGAAACGTTTGCCAACATGCGTCCCGCTTTGCTGCGCCTGGAAGATGTCGGACCAGGCGGGCCGTATCGGACGCTTGAGGATCTCGGGCGGTTACGCGCCGTTTTTGAATATCTGTTTGCGGAACGGGTGCCGTTTCACGTGGCACTCATCCCCCGCTGGAAGAACATCGAATCGGACGGCAGTTGGTATGAAAAAGGAATCGACGATCCATATCCGGACGAATACTTGAGAAAGCTCATCGGTCTGCTGCAAACCGCCCAGAAGCAGGGCGCTTTGTTTGGCATGCACGGCTATACCCACCAGTACGGCAACCGGAAAATGAAGGATGACAATCAGGATACGGCAACCGGTTTCGAATTTGACATAAAAAATGCGCCGGAAACGAAAACGCCCGCCTATGCGGTCCAGCGGGTCACCAAAAGTTGGGCCGCGTTTCGGCGTGCCGGCCTCTACCCGCATTTTTGGGAGTCGCCCCATTATACGCACACCCGCCAGCAGGAGCGGATCTTTGAACTGTTCAGCCGCGTAATCTATCAGCCGGACGTGGAAGGCCGGGCAGCCACAAACGTGTTTATGTCGGAAACGGGCGTTTTTTACATTCCGACACCGCTCGGCTATATCGACGAGCGGAACACGGTCGAGCGGGTCTTGTCCCGACTGGAAGGATTCGACGGGTTAGCCTCCCTGTTTTATCATCCATTTCGCGAATTTCCATTTTTAGAGCGGGCCACCGGTCAGACCGGGAAACCTGTCTTCCGCAACGGGCTGCCGGTGTTTCAATACCGCCGGGACACACAATCGGATCTGCAGAAGCTGATTCACGGGTTCCGGCAACGGGGATTTGACTGGGTGCCGCTGTATTATGTGCTGCCCAAGCAGCGGGTGTCGCCCGGCCAGTCGCAGGTGGTTTTCTATCCGCTGCCGTTCTGGCCCCGCCCACCCGTGCAGCTGTTGCCAGAACCGATTTGGCCCCTTGGAGCCGGTTGCCTGCTCCCCCAACCAGTGGTGTGGAACACGGTTGACTGA
- the pruA gene encoding L-glutamate gamma-semialdehyde dehydrogenase, giving the protein MIEFRNEPFTDFADPANRQAMEAALAKVKAEFGKVYPLVIGREKMFTDKRDQSVNPGNLDEVVGIQSQADKKLVDQAIQVALETFKTWQHVDPHTRAGYLFKAAAVMRRRKFEFAAWIVYEAGKNWAEADADVAEAIDFLEFYGREMIRLGGPQPLVPLPGEDNRLYYIPLGVGLIIPPWNFPLAIMAGMTVSAIVTGNTVLLKPASQTPIIAAKFVELMEEIGLPPGVINYVPGDPAEIGDFMVEHPKTRFISFTGSRDTGLRINERAAKAAQGQIWIKRLVAEMGGKDAVVVDASADLEEAAIGIVQSAFGFQGQKCSAGSRAIIHKDVYDEVLAKVVEKTKQLRIGLPEQNYPVGPVIDQKAFNKIMSYIEIGQGEGRLMLGGGRAEGNGWYIEPTIFADVKEDARIMRDEIFGPVVAFCKADSFEHAVDIFNNTEYGLTGSLYTNNREHLEYARRHMHCGNLYFNRKCTGALVGVHPFGGFNMSGTDSKAGGRDYLLWFMQAKVVSERF; this is encoded by the coding sequence ATGATCGAATTTCGCAACGAACCGTTCACCGATTTTGCCGATCCGGCCAACCGGCAGGCGATGGAAGCGGCGCTGGCCAAGGTGAAAGCGGAGTTTGGCAAGGTATACCCGTTGGTGATCGGCAGGGAGAAAATGTTCACCGACAAACGGGACCAATCGGTTAACCCCGGCAATCTGGATGAAGTGGTCGGCATCCAGTCGCAGGCGGACAAAAAGTTGGTGGATCAAGCGATACAGGTCGCGTTGGAAACGTTCAAGACCTGGCAGCATGTGGACCCGCACACGCGGGCCGGCTATCTGTTCAAGGCGGCGGCGGTGATGCGCCGGCGCAAGTTTGAGTTTGCCGCCTGGATCGTGTATGAAGCGGGGAAAAACTGGGCGGAAGCGGATGCAGACGTGGCGGAAGCGATCGACTTCCTGGAATTTTACGGACGCGAGATGATCCGCCTGGGCGGTCCGCAGCCGTTGGTGCCGCTGCCGGGTGAAGATAACCGTCTGTACTACATCCCGCTTGGCGTCGGTCTCATCATCCCGCCGTGGAACTTCCCGCTGGCGATCATGGCGGGGATGACTGTGTCCGCGATTGTGACGGGCAATACGGTATTGCTGAAGCCGGCATCGCAAACGCCAATCATTGCCGCCAAGTTTGTCGAGCTGATGGAGGAGATCGGTCTGCCGCCGGGCGTCATCAATTATGTGCCGGGTGATCCGGCGGAAATCGGCGATTTTATGGTCGAGCATCCGAAAACCCGGTTCATCTCGTTCACCGGCTCGCGCGACACGGGGCTGCGGATCAACGAGCGGGCGGCCAAGGCGGCACAAGGCCAAATCTGGATCAAGCGGCTGGTGGCGGAGATGGGAGGCAAGGATGCGGTCGTCGTTGACGCATCGGCCGATCTGGAGGAAGCCGCCATTGGCATCGTACAGTCCGCATTCGGGTTCCAGGGACAGAAATGTTCCGCCGGCTCGCGAGCGATCATTCACAAAGATGTGTATGACGAGGTGCTGGCGAAAGTGGTCGAGAAGACGAAACAGTTGCGGATCGGGCTGCCGGAACAGAACTATCCGGTCGGCCCGGTGATCGACCAGAAGGCGTTTAATAAAATCATGAGCTATATCGAAATCGGCCAAGGCGAAGGCCGGCTGATGCTGGGCGGCGGCCGGGCGGAGGGCAACGGCTGGTACATCGAACCGACGATTTTTGCCGATGTAAAAGAAGACGCCCGCATCATGCGGGATGAAATTTTCGGGCCGGTCGTGGCGTTCTGCAAGGCAGACAGCTTTGAACACGCGGTTGACATCTTCAACAATACGGAATACGGCTTGACCGGATCGCTTTACACCAACAATCGCGAGCATCTGGAATATGCCCGCAGACATATGCACTGCGGCAACCTGTACTTCAACCGGAAATGCACCGGCGCTCTGGTCGGCGTCCACCCGTTCGGCGGCTTCAACATGTCGGGCACCGACTCGAAAGCGGGGGGCCGCGACTACCTGCTGTGGTTCATGCAGGCGAAAGTGGTATCCGAGCGGTTTTGA
- a CDS encoding L,D-transpeptidase, translating to MAYRITVDMSERKLYLYQDSELVKTYPVGIGRVLSQTPQGEFMIVNKVPNPGGPFGAFWMGLSKRHYGIHGTNDPASIGKRVSHGCIRMHNKDVLELAKRVPLGTHVTIRP from the coding sequence ATGGCGTATCGAATCACCGTTGATATGTCGGAACGAAAATTGTATCTCTATCAGGACAGCGAACTGGTGAAAACGTATCCGGTCGGGATCGGCCGGGTGCTGAGCCAAACGCCACAGGGCGAATTCATGATCGTCAACAAGGTGCCGAATCCAGGCGGGCCGTTCGGTGCTTTTTGGATGGGGCTGTCGAAAAGGCATTACGGCATCCACGGAACCAACGATCCTGCGTCGATCGGTAAGCGCGTGTCGCACGGCTGTATCCGGATGCACAACAAGGACGTGCTGGAACTGGCAAAGCGGGTGCCGTTGGGGACGCATGTGACGATTCGGCCGTAA
- the rocF gene encoding arginase, which produces MKKTVSIIGVPLDLGQGRRGVDMGASAIRYANLHQRMARLGYEVVDLGNVNVPTPESHRVTNTKLKYMPEIVTVSNELARWVESEMQADRFPIILGGDHSIAIGSVAGVAKAVEKLGVIWFDAHGDMNTEETTPSGNIHGMPLAVALGLGHPELTGVAGFSPKLEAKNVVIVGARSLDPEERLLIKQTGVSVFTMHEIDKMGMSAVMEQAIRIASEGTDGVHLSLDLDAFDPREAPGVGTPVLGGVTYREGHLAMEMLAAAGVLTSVDVVEVNPILDVENRTARVAVDMICSLLGETVL; this is translated from the coding sequence ATGAAAAAAACGGTATCGATCATAGGAGTCCCGCTCGATCTGGGACAAGGCCGGCGGGGAGTTGATATGGGAGCGTCGGCGATTCGCTATGCCAACTTGCATCAGCGGATGGCCAGGCTCGGGTATGAGGTGGTCGATTTGGGGAATGTGAACGTGCCGACTCCCGAATCGCACCGCGTCACCAACACAAAACTGAAGTACATGCCGGAAATTGTCACCGTATCGAACGAACTGGCGCGATGGGTGGAGAGCGAAATGCAAGCGGACCGTTTCCCGATCATTCTCGGCGGCGATCATTCGATCGCGATCGGCAGCGTTGCCGGTGTCGCGAAAGCGGTCGAAAAATTGGGCGTGATCTGGTTTGACGCACACGGCGACATGAATACGGAGGAAACGACGCCTTCCGGCAACATCCACGGTATGCCGCTGGCAGTCGCGCTCGGCCTGGGCCATCCGGAACTGACCGGCGTGGCTGGGTTCTCGCCGAAATTGGAGGCAAAAAATGTGGTGATCGTCGGCGCCCGTTCGCTCGATCCGGAGGAGAGGCTGCTCATCAAGCAGACGGGTGTTTCCGTCTTCACCATGCACGAGATCGACAAAATGGGCATGTCGGCCGTCATGGAACAGGCGATTCGGATCGCATCCGAGGGAACGGACGGTGTGCATTTGAGCCTCGATCTGGACGCGTTTGACCCGCGGGAAGCGCCGGGAGTCGGCACGCCGGTGCTCGGCGGCGTCACGTATCGCGAGGGTCATCTCGCGATGGAGATGCTGGCTGCTGCCGGTGTGCTGACCTCGGTTGACGTGGTCGAGGTGAACCCGATTTTGGATGTGGAGAACCGGACGGCCCGGGTGGCGGTCGACATGATCTGTTCGCTACTGGGCGAAACGGTTTTATAA
- a CDS encoding sigma-54 interaction domain-containing protein has product MNRLLKIYEHLLEELDEGVHVVDETGKTIIYNRKMAGIESMQKEDVLNKNLLDVFKFPDNQHSTLLQALHEGKSSKNVKQTYFNFKGNEITTVNNTFPIFHENKIIGAVEIAKDVTKMERMLRENILKKGTRYTFDSIIGNSDNFLEVIENAKRAARTSSSILIVGETGTGKELFAQSIHNESSRAAGPFISQNCAALPDTLIESLLFGTKRGAFTGSVDRPGLFEQAEGGTLLLDEINSLSLGLQAKLLRVIQERTVRRIGDTKEKEIDVRIIATINEDPIDMIANNRLRKDLYYRLSVVTLFVPPLRERKQDIPLLVDHFIGKYNRLFQMDVRSASEQVMDLFDSYDWPGNVRELEHVIEGAMNLMGNEPVITFDHLPGHLRRRVNLQPDKAGSAQGLPGTDGEAPSLQKAIRQYEAQYIRQVLAKHNGNITRAAQELNISRQNLQYRLRKYKIR; this is encoded by the coding sequence ATGAACCGATTGCTGAAAATCTACGAGCATCTGCTGGAAGAGTTGGACGAAGGCGTGCACGTGGTGGACGAAACGGGGAAGACAATCATCTACAACCGCAAAATGGCGGGGATCGAATCGATGCAAAAGGAAGATGTGCTGAACAAAAATCTGCTGGATGTGTTCAAGTTTCCGGACAACCAGCACAGCACCCTGCTGCAGGCGCTGCACGAGGGGAAATCGAGCAAGAACGTCAAGCAGACCTACTTTAACTTCAAGGGCAATGAAATTACGACCGTCAACAACACGTTCCCGATTTTTCACGAGAACAAGATTATCGGGGCGGTCGAAATTGCGAAAGACGTCACCAAAATGGAACGGATGCTCCGCGAAAACATCCTGAAAAAAGGCACCCGCTATACATTCGACAGCATCATCGGCAACAGCGACAACTTTCTGGAAGTGATCGAAAACGCGAAACGGGCCGCCCGTACCTCCTCATCCATCCTGATCGTGGGCGAAACTGGAACCGGGAAGGAACTGTTTGCGCAAAGCATTCACAATGAAAGTTCCCGCGCAGCCGGACCGTTTATTTCGCAAAACTGCGCCGCTTTGCCGGACACGCTGATCGAAAGCCTGCTGTTTGGCACAAAGCGCGGCGCTTTCACCGGTTCGGTCGACCGGCCCGGTCTGTTTGAACAGGCGGAAGGCGGCACCCTGCTGCTGGACGAAATCAACTCCCTCAGCCTGGGGCTGCAGGCCAAATTGTTGCGTGTGATTCAGGAAAGAACGGTGAGGCGGATCGGCGACACGAAGGAAAAGGAAATCGACGTGCGGATTATCGCGACGATCAACGAGGATCCGATCGACATGATCGCCAACAACCGGTTGCGCAAAGACTTGTACTATCGGCTCAGCGTGGTCACGTTGTTTGTGCCGCCGTTGCGGGAACGGAAACAGGACATCCCGCTGCTGGTAGACCATTTTATCGGCAAATACAACCGGCTGTTTCAAATGGACGTCCGGTCGGCGAGCGAGCAGGTGATGGATTTGTTCGATTCCTACGACTGGCCCGGAAATGTCCGTGAACTGGAACATGTGATCGAAGGCGCAATGAACCTGATGGGCAACGAACCGGTCATCACGTTCGACCATCTGCCCGGTCATCTGCGCCGCAGAGTGAACTTGCAGCCGGACAAAGCCGGGTCCGCGCAGGGCTTGCCGGGAACCGATGGCGAAGCGCCAAGCCTGCAAAAGGCGATCCGCCAGTACGAAGCGCAATATATCAGGCAGGTGCTGGCCAAACACAACGGCAACATCACCCGCGCCGCCCAGGAATTAAACATCAGCCGGCAAAATCTGCAATACCGGTTGCGTAAATACAAGATTCGGTGA
- a CDS encoding class I adenylate-forming enzyme family protein, with the protein MEATIGEILSHRAYLSPNLEAVVCGEKRFTYEQLNVRVNQFAAFLLERNCRIGDRIGLLCKNHDSFLIAFYAAAKIGVITVPINWRLHPSEIDYILENCEISVLIYDSGFSGVVEQLSAVQSVHTFVQVGDTAGKHIKFEASLTGRPTREPDVDIKGEQPAVIMYTSGTTGKPKGAILSHNNFFSTSVGTVRTIDWRYGDRFLSMTPAFHIGGVIPLVTCVHTGNTICFMPDFNPIQVWQTVQDEKINLMMSVPVMLQVMLQVPQLGSFDKSSIRSIICGASPVPETVIRTYYRLGIKVEQVYGITEYSGAVTFWTHEMGLDNCASMGKSVFHGTVKIVDPVSGADLPAGKIGEIVCKGPQVFSGYWRNPEATEKTIKDGWLHTGDLGKLDEKGFLYVIDRLKDMIISGGENIYSAELEAVIAALPNVAEVAVIGVVDDTWGEVPKAFIVKVPGTNLNEQEVLAFCAERLPKFKIPKYIEFIDALPRNAVGKILKTALRNRAR; encoded by the coding sequence ATGGAAGCGACAATCGGCGAAATTCTGTCCCATCGAGCCTATCTGTCACCCAATCTGGAAGCGGTGGTGTGCGGCGAAAAGCGGTTCACGTACGAGCAGCTGAATGTGCGGGTCAATCAATTCGCAGCATTCCTGTTAGAGCGAAACTGCCGGATTGGGGATCGAATCGGCCTTTTGTGCAAAAACCATGATTCATTCCTGATCGCTTTCTATGCAGCCGCCAAGATCGGTGTGATCACAGTGCCGATCAATTGGCGACTGCATCCCTCAGAGATCGACTATATACTGGAAAACTGCGAAATTTCCGTTCTAATTTACGATTCCGGTTTTTCCGGGGTGGTGGAGCAACTTTCGGCTGTCCAATCGGTTCACACGTTTGTTCAAGTGGGGGATACCGCAGGCAAACATATCAAATTTGAAGCCAGTTTGACGGGCAGACCTACCAGGGAACCGGATGTGGATATAAAAGGCGAGCAGCCTGCTGTCATCATGTACACTTCGGGAACCACCGGAAAACCGAAAGGAGCCATTCTTTCCCACAATAACTTTTTTTCCACATCAGTTGGAACGGTACGAACCATCGATTGGCGGTACGGGGATCGTTTTCTTTCGATGACGCCCGCGTTTCATATTGGGGGGGTGATTCCGCTGGTTACCTGCGTGCATACAGGCAATACTATCTGTTTCATGCCGGATTTTAACCCCATACAAGTCTGGCAAACCGTGCAGGATGAGAAAATCAATTTAATGATGTCGGTACCGGTGATGCTACAGGTCATGTTACAAGTTCCGCAGTTGGGCTCTTTTGATAAATCATCAATTCGATCCATTATCTGCGGTGCCTCCCCGGTCCCGGAAACCGTGATCCGTACCTACTATCGGTTGGGGATCAAAGTGGAACAAGTTTATGGAATCACAGAATATTCCGGAGCCGTTACATTCTGGACGCATGAGATGGGACTGGACAACTGCGCTTCGATGGGAAAATCGGTGTTTCACGGTACTGTCAAAATTGTGGATCCAGTGAGCGGAGCGGACTTGCCGGCTGGAAAAATTGGTGAAATTGTATGCAAAGGCCCACAGGTTTTTTCCGGGTATTGGAGGAATCCTGAGGCAACCGAAAAGACGATCAAAGACGGATGGCTGCATACGGGGGATCTTGGCAAGCTGGATGAAAAGGGATTTTTGTATGTCATCGACCGGTTAAAAGACATGATCATTAGTGGCGGAGAAAACATCTATTCGGCAGAATTGGAGGCTGTCATTGCCGCTTTGCCGAACGTCGCCGAAGTTGCGGTGATCGGGGTGGTTGATGATACATGGGGAGAGGTACCTAAAGCGTTTATTGTCAAGGTACCTGGAACGAACTTGAACGAGCAAGAGGTACTGGCATTTTGTGCCGAACGGTTGCCGAAATTTAAAATTCCCAAATACATCGAATTCATTGATGCACTTCCGCGAAATGCTGTAGGCAAAATCCTAAAAACCGCGCTGCGAAATCGTGCGCGCTAA
- a CDS encoding ornithine--oxo-acid transaminase, whose protein sequence is MLPAAEGAIFSSADVIEREERYGAKNYHPLPIVIAKAERVWVEDPEGNRYMDMLSAYSAVNQGHRHPKIIQALKEQADRVTLTSRAFYNDQLGRFYEKVARLTGKDMVLPMNTGAEAVETAIKAARRWAYQVKKVPENQAEIIVCEGNFHGRTITITSFSSTNEYRRGFGPFTPGFKVTPYGDIEALKRAITPNTAAFLVEPIQGEAGIVIPPEGFLREAKRLCEKNNVLLLADEIQTGFGRTGKLFACDWENVVPDMYIMGKALGGGVFPISAVAADKEILAVFEPGSHGSTFGGNPLGCAVAVAALEVIEEEDLVNRSLELGNYFAEKLRTIQNPDIREIRGKGLFIGVELTGKARPYCEQLKELGVLCKETHETTIRFAPPLVITKDELDWAFERIRKVLCPATGR, encoded by the coding sequence ATGTTGCCAGCTGCAGAAGGAGCAATTTTCAGTTCTGCTGATGTGATCGAACGGGAAGAACGTTACGGGGCGAAAAACTATCATCCGTTGCCGATTGTGATTGCCAAGGCGGAGCGGGTATGGGTGGAAGATCCGGAAGGAAACCGCTACATGGATATGCTGAGCGCGTATTCCGCCGTGAACCAGGGACACCGACATCCGAAAATCATTCAGGCTTTGAAAGAGCAGGCAGATCGGGTGACGCTGACGTCCCGCGCTTTTTACAACGACCAGCTGGGGCGGTTCTACGAAAAGGTGGCCCGGCTGACCGGCAAAGATATGGTGCTACCAATGAACACCGGGGCGGAAGCGGTCGAAACGGCGATCAAGGCGGCCCGGCGCTGGGCGTATCAAGTCAAAAAAGTGCCGGAAAACCAGGCGGAAATCATCGTCTGCGAAGGAAATTTCCACGGCCGGACGATCACCATCACCTCTTTTTCCTCCACCAACGAGTACAGGCGGGGATTTGGGCCGTTCACGCCGGGGTTCAAGGTCACTCCGTATGGGGACATCGAGGCGTTGAAGCGGGCGATCACCCCGAACACGGCCGCCTTTTTGGTCGAGCCGATCCAGGGGGAAGCGGGTATTGTGATTCCGCCGGAAGGGTTCTTGCGGGAAGCGAAACGGCTTTGCGAGAAAAACAACGTGCTTCTGCTGGCCGATGAGATCCAAACGGGCTTTGGCCGCACCGGGAAGCTGTTTGCGTGTGACTGGGAAAACGTGGTGCCCGACATGTACATCATGGGCAAAGCGCTTGGCGGAGGCGTCTTCCCGATTTCCGCGGTGGCAGCCGACAAGGAGATTCTCGCCGTGTTCGAACCCGGATCGCACGGTTCCACGTTCGGGGGCAATCCGCTCGGCTGTGCGGTGGCGGTGGCGGCGCTGGAAGTGATCGAAGAGGAGGATCTGGTCAACCGTTCGTTGGAGTTGGGCAACTATTTTGCGGAAAAGCTGCGAACGATTCAAAATCCGGACATTCGCGAAATCCGCGGCAAAGGGCTGTTCATCGGCGTCGAATTGACCGGCAAGGCCCGCCCGTATTGCGAACAACTGAAGGAACTCGGGGTGCTGTGCAAGGAGACGCACGAAACGACGATCCGATTTGCGCCGCCGCTGGTCATCACCAAGGACGAACTGGATTGGGCGTTTGAACGGATTCGCAAAGTGCTGTGTCCGGCAACCGGGAGGTAA
- a CDS encoding VOC family protein: MIQKVEHVGIMVSDAKRSIRFYENVIGLEVIKREKLNDRVELIFMGFPGQSDVQIELVAGTGETYPVKGVVNHVAFTVTDIEKEWERLKELNVELIDDEPRTILGGVKVGFFYGPDNERLEFFQPKE; this comes from the coding sequence ATGATCCAAAAAGTCGAACATGTCGGTATCATGGTGTCGGACGCAAAACGATCGATCCGGTTTTACGAAAATGTGATCGGGTTGGAAGTGATCAAGCGGGAGAAGTTGAACGATCGGGTAGAATTGATCTTCATGGGATTTCCGGGACAATCGGACGTGCAGATCGAGTTGGTGGCCGGAACCGGCGAAACCTATCCGGTGAAAGGCGTGGTCAACCATGTGGCGTTCACCGTGACGGATATTGAAAAGGAATGGGAGCGTTTGAAAGAACTGAACGTGGAACTGATCGACGACGAACCGCGGACGATTCTGGGCGGCGTCAAGGTCGGTTTCTTTTACGGCCCGGACAATGAGCGGCTGGAATTTTTCCAACCGAAGGAGTGA